The following proteins come from a genomic window of Paludisphaera rhizosphaerae:
- a CDS encoding ABC transporter ATP-binding protein, whose product MARESVAKRLREVGRELGRIRRRGRQVWRLVPWPHKVSLGMALIVMGLASAGGTAAAVFLGKLVSAISPAEDGTRPPAEVVARAAAFYLTLIGLGYLVRETMNVLRRYLVERACTRIDKDMCVRLVAHLMKVDLASIAQDQVGALYGRITRSAEGFVRFLRISFLDFVPALFTGGFAVFYVLTQQPWVALAMLGVVPISLGLTVAQIVTQKGVRLDLLRTRERMDGTVVEQLSGIDYVRASNTHRREIARVAKAAERRRSKELKHHFQMSLFGCGKALNEGFFHLVVLALAVYLYIHGRINVGDIFTFSVLYLNVMAPLNEVHRFIDEAHESSLRVGDLIGLLREPIDPSFKPVDPRTPVLALGEPVFVADDVSVQYPRTIEGGRRALDGLSLVIRHGETIGMAGRSGCGKTTWLRVLMRLVHPTSGRVWFGGVPLESVTRESIGDMVGYVGQNPFVFTGTIAENIAYGCKDPTPEGIQAAAEAACIHDEIMMMPGGYKARVAERGQNLSGGQRQRIALARIFLKNPPILILDEGTSALDNISERRVQQAVDAARADRTVILVAHRLTTLLDTDRILVFEDGRVVENGKYGELVRADGAFADLVRSAEMGRLDAPPEPEIPDPAAPADVVEAIERGEA is encoded by the coding sequence ATGGCGCGAGAGAGCGTGGCGAAGCGGCTGCGAGAGGTCGGGCGTGAGCTGGGCCGAATCCGCCGCCGGGGAAGGCAGGTCTGGCGGCTGGTCCCCTGGCCGCACAAGGTCTCGCTGGGGATGGCCCTGATCGTCATGGGCCTGGCCAGCGCCGGCGGGACGGCCGCCGCCGTCTTCCTGGGCAAGCTGGTCAGCGCCATCTCGCCGGCCGAGGACGGAACTCGTCCCCCGGCCGAGGTCGTCGCCCGCGCCGCGGCGTTCTACCTGACGCTGATCGGCCTGGGCTATCTCGTCCGCGAGACGATGAACGTCCTCCGCCGCTATCTCGTCGAACGGGCCTGCACCCGGATCGACAAGGACATGTGCGTGCGGCTGGTCGCCCACCTGATGAAGGTGGACCTGGCCTCGATCGCCCAGGATCAGGTCGGCGCCCTGTACGGACGCATCACCCGCAGCGCGGAAGGCTTCGTCCGATTCCTGCGCATCAGCTTTCTCGATTTCGTCCCCGCGCTGTTCACGGGGGGCTTCGCGGTCTTCTACGTTCTGACGCAGCAGCCGTGGGTCGCTCTGGCGATGCTCGGGGTCGTTCCGATTTCCCTGGGCCTAACGGTCGCCCAGATCGTCACCCAGAAGGGAGTGCGGCTCGACCTTCTCCGAACCCGTGAGCGCATGGACGGCACGGTCGTCGAGCAGCTTTCGGGCATCGACTACGTCCGGGCCTCCAATACGCACCGGCGGGAGATCGCCCGGGTGGCGAAGGCGGCCGAGCGGCGACGGTCGAAGGAGTTGAAGCACCATTTCCAGATGTCGTTGTTCGGCTGCGGCAAGGCGCTCAACGAGGGCTTCTTCCACCTGGTCGTCCTGGCGCTGGCGGTCTACCTGTACATCCACGGCCGGATCAACGTCGGCGACATCTTCACCTTCTCCGTCCTGTACCTGAACGTGATGGCTCCCTTGAACGAGGTCCACCGGTTCATCGACGAGGCCCACGAGAGCAGCCTGAGGGTAGGCGACCTCATCGGCCTGTTGCGCGAGCCGATCGACCCCTCGTTCAAGCCGGTCGATCCCAGGACGCCCGTCCTGGCGCTGGGGGAGCCGGTCTTCGTGGCCGACGACGTCAGCGTCCAGTATCCCAGGACCATCGAGGGGGGCCGGCGGGCGCTCGACGGGCTCTCGCTGGTGATCCGCCACGGCGAGACGATCGGCATGGCCGGTCGTTCCGGCTGCGGCAAGACGACCTGGCTGCGAGTCCTGATGCGTCTGGTGCACCCCACGTCCGGCCGGGTCTGGTTCGGCGGGGTTCCGCTGGAGAGCGTCACACGCGAGTCGATCGGCGACATGGTCGGCTACGTCGGCCAGAACCCGTTCGTCTTCACGGGGACGATCGCCGAGAACATCGCCTACGGCTGCAAGGACCCGACTCCGGAGGGGATCCAGGCCGCCGCCGAGGCCGCCTGCATTCACGACGAGATCATGATGATGCCCGGCGGCTACAAGGCCAGGGTCGCCGAGCGCGGGCAGAACCTCTCGGGAGGTCAACGCCAGCGGATCGCCCTCGCCCGGATCTTCCTCAAGAACCCGCCGATCCTGATCCTCGACGAGGGGACGTCCGCCCTGGACAACATCAGCGAGCGCCGCGTCCAGCAGGCCGTCGACGCCGCCCGGGCGGACCGCACGGTGATCCTCGTCGCCCACCGTTTGACGACGCTGCTGGACACCGACCGGATCCTCGTCTTCGAGGACGGCCGGGTCGTTGAGAACGGCAAGTACGGCGAACTCGTCCGGGCCGACGGCGCCTTCGCCGACCTCGTCCGATCCGCCGAGATGGGCCGACTCGACGCCCCTCCGGAGCCCGAGATCCCCGACCCCGCCGCGCCGGCCGACGTCGTGGAGGCCATCGAGCGCGGCGAGGCGTGA
- a CDS encoding PDZ domain-containing protein codes for MILSLACSLLAFFAPMSPPEEPRQPKVVDKPVEAVFGYTTPAHGQASVYEWSNAVPLNGNFVLASDGPSLTLEPLDDATRAQLPAMNGRGLVASSVREGGPAWEAGIRPQDVLTSLNSQPLSDPIDLDRLLKKAGDEPVTLTLLRKRKPVELKVRSQVHVELGPVGDDEPKHWIGASVEAIPAALRAQLELPEDRGLAVSRLVEDAPAAKAGLKVHDVVLTIDGAPIADGPAMIERVSKAGDKPLTLEILRAGERRTVTVTAEKRPTLDQVGMENRVRVWQSPGVKTKFVDVFRPGAVVGSDADGFQVKVFDSKLQDVPADTAAEARKDRIEAEIKALRDAVESLRKALEAKK; via the coding sequence ATGATCCTTTCACTCGCATGTTCGTTGCTTGCCTTTTTCGCCCCGATGAGCCCTCCGGAGGAACCTCGTCAGCCGAAGGTCGTCGACAAGCCGGTGGAGGCGGTGTTTGGATACACAACCCCTGCACACGGGCAGGCCTCGGTCTACGAGTGGAGTAACGCCGTCCCGCTGAACGGCAATTTCGTCCTGGCGTCAGACGGTCCCAGCCTGACGCTGGAACCGCTCGACGACGCGACCCGCGCTCAACTTCCGGCCATGAACGGTCGCGGCCTGGTGGCGTCCTCGGTCCGGGAGGGGGGGCCCGCCTGGGAGGCGGGGATCCGGCCGCAGGACGTGTTGACCTCGCTGAACTCCCAGCCGTTGAGCGACCCCATCGACCTCGACCGCCTGCTGAAGAAGGCCGGCGACGAACCCGTCACGTTGACTCTGCTGCGGAAGCGGAAGCCCGTCGAACTCAAGGTCCGGTCCCAGGTTCACGTCGAACTCGGGCCGGTGGGCGACGATGAGCCCAAGCACTGGATCGGCGCTTCGGTCGAGGCGATCCCCGCGGCGCTTCGGGCCCAACTGGAGCTTCCCGAGGATCGGGGCCTGGCCGTCTCCCGGCTCGTCGAGGACGCTCCAGCCGCGAAGGCGGGCCTGAAGGTTCACGACGTCGTTCTGACCATCGACGGCGCTCCTATCGCCGACGGCCCCGCCATGATCGAGCGCGTTTCCAAGGCGGGCGACAAGCCGTTGACCCTGGAAATCCTCCGTGCCGGCGAACGACGAACCGTGACCGTCACGGCCGAGAAGCGGCCGACGTTGGATCAGGTCGGCATGGAAAACCGCGTCCGGGTCTGGCAGTCCCCCGGAGTGAAGACCAAGTTCGTCGACGTATTCCGCCCCGGCGCCGTGGTCGGCTCGGATGCGGATGGATTCCAGGTCAAGGTTTTCGATTCCAAGCTGCAGGACGTCCCGGCCGACACCGCCGCCGAGGCCAGGAAGGACCGGATCGAAGCCGAGATCAAAGCGCTCCGCGACGCCGTGGAGTCGCTCCGAAAGGCGCTTGAAGCGAAGAAGTGA
- a CDS encoding RNA polymerase sigma factor: MDSDGLDWGGVLARHDGWLRRVVSARLREPQGVDEVMQELALAVVAQRAPLLDPARVVGWLYKLAVRQALMYRRKAGRGRALIGRCAEVRPTTDETPEPSPLAWLLHDERREIVRKALDRLPPRDADLLALKHGEGWTARELADRLGLGVPAVEARLSRARKRLRMELADLAGDFEEHES; the protein is encoded by the coding sequence ATGGATTCGGACGGGCTGGACTGGGGCGGCGTGCTGGCCCGGCATGACGGCTGGCTGCGGCGCGTGGTCTCGGCCCGGCTGCGGGAGCCGCAGGGGGTGGACGAGGTGATGCAGGAGCTTGCGCTGGCGGTCGTCGCCCAGCGGGCCCCGCTGCTCGACCCCGCCCGCGTCGTCGGCTGGCTCTACAAGCTGGCGGTGCGGCAGGCTCTGATGTATCGACGTAAGGCCGGACGCGGGCGGGCCCTGATCGGCCGTTGCGCCGAGGTCCGGCCGACGACCGACGAGACGCCGGAGCCCTCGCCGCTGGCCTGGCTCCTACACGACGAACGCCGCGAGATCGTCCGCAAGGCCCTGGATCGGCTCCCCCCGCGTGACGCCGACCTGCTGGCGTTGAAGCACGGCGAGGGCTGGACGGCTCGCGAGCTGGCCGATCGCCTGGGCCTGGGAGTGCCGGCCGTCGAGGCTCGGCTCTCCCGGGCGCGGAAGCGGCTGCGAATGGAACTGGCAGATCTGGCGGGCGATTTCGAGGAGCACGAATCATGA